From one Henriciella marina DSM 19595 genomic stretch:
- the ubiE gene encoding bifunctional demethylmenaquinone methyltransferase/2-methoxy-6-polyprenyl-1,4-benzoquinol methylase UbiE, with translation MTDELKTDETVSFGFEEVSPEEKVSRVRGVFASVASRYDVMNDLMSAGVHRLWKHDTIAKLNPQAGERLLDVAGGTGDLAKAFVDRADKAGRRRARNSEASAIVCDINEAMLNAGRARRDMAAYQNRLDWVCGDAQALPFEDRSFDALSIAFGIRNVADRVAALSEFRRVLKPGGRLAVLEFSHMTAPALQKMYDAYSFSVIPKLGEIVASDRESYQYLVESIRRFPKQEEFRKELDTAGFSAVSVTNFSGGIAALHFGWAA, from the coding sequence ATGACAGATGAATTGAAGACAGACGAAACGGTCAGCTTTGGCTTCGAAGAGGTCTCACCCGAGGAGAAAGTCTCCCGCGTGAGGGGCGTCTTCGCGTCGGTTGCGAGCCGCTACGACGTGATGAACGACCTCATGTCGGCGGGCGTCCACCGGCTCTGGAAGCATGACACAATCGCCAAACTGAACCCGCAGGCAGGCGAGCGACTGCTGGATGTCGCAGGCGGCACAGGCGACCTGGCCAAGGCCTTTGTAGATAGGGCTGACAAGGCAGGCCGCCGCCGCGCCCGCAATTCAGAGGCAAGCGCCATTGTCTGCGATATCAACGAAGCCATGCTCAATGCCGGGCGTGCGCGCCGCGATATGGCCGCCTATCAGAACCGGCTGGACTGGGTCTGCGGCGACGCGCAGGCGCTTCCCTTCGAAGACCGCAGTTTCGATGCGCTTTCCATCGCTTTCGGTATCCGTAACGTCGCAGACAGGGTCGCTGCGCTGTCAGAGTTCCGGCGCGTCCTGAAGCCGGGCGGCCGTCTGGCTGTGCTGGAGTTCAGCCATATGACGGCGCCGGCGCTTCAGAAGATGTATGACGCTTATAGTTTCAGCGTCATTCCAAAGCTTGGTGAGATCGTCGCCTCTGACAGGGAGTCCTATCAGTATCTGGTAGAATCGATCCGGCGCTTTCCGAAACAGGAAGAGTTCAGAAAAGAATTGGACACAGCCGGTTTCTCGGCTGTGTCCGTTACGAATTTCTCAGGTGGGATTGCTGCCCTTCATTTTGGATGGGCAGCTTGA
- the mutM gene encoding bifunctional DNA-formamidopyrimidine glycosylase/DNA-(apurinic or apyrimidinic site) lyase codes for MPELPEVETVRRGLAPVMDGKRILTAELRRPDLRFPFPSDFLARTVGKRIERLGRRAKYLVAELNTGDALIMHLGMSGRFTITGGDRPGKFHHEVAPDAKHDHVVFQMEGGETVTYNDPRRFGFMELWPLSQLDVYPRLAGFGPEPLSNGFSHAWLNEVLANKSGPIKSVLLDQRVIAGLGNIYVCEALYRAGISPRRRASTVAGVRAGRLAVAINDVIREAIAAGGSSISDFKAASGELGYFQHTFAVYDREGEPCKTCSAPIRRIVQSGRSSFYCGSCQR; via the coding sequence ATGCCTGAATTGCCCGAAGTCGAGACAGTTCGCCGCGGCCTTGCCCCTGTTATGGATGGCAAGCGCATCCTGACGGCTGAGCTGCGCCGGCCAGACCTTCGCTTTCCATTCCCGAGCGATTTCCTCGCCCGCACCGTAGGCAAACGGATCGAGCGGCTGGGCCGACGGGCGAAATACCTGGTGGCTGAGCTGAACACCGGGGATGCACTCATCATGCACCTTGGCATGTCGGGCCGCTTCACGATTACGGGCGGAGACCGGCCCGGCAAATTCCATCATGAAGTCGCGCCCGACGCCAAGCACGATCACGTCGTCTTCCAGATGGAGGGCGGCGAGACCGTCACGTATAATGACCCGCGCCGCTTCGGCTTCATGGAGCTCTGGCCGCTCTCCCAGCTCGACGTTTATCCCCGCCTTGCGGGGTTCGGCCCGGAGCCGCTGTCCAATGGGTTCTCCCATGCCTGGCTCAATGAAGTGCTGGCGAACAAGTCCGGACCGATCAAATCTGTCCTGCTTGACCAGCGCGTTATCGCAGGGCTCGGCAACATCTATGTGTGCGAGGCGCTCTACCGTGCCGGGATCAGCCCAAGGCGCCGGGCCTCAACCGTAGCGGGCGTTCGGGCGGGACGCCTCGCCGTGGCGATCAATGACGTCATCCGCGAAGCCATCGCCGCGGGCGGCTCATCCATCTCCGACTTCAAGGCAGCCAGCGGAGAGCTTGGCTATTTCCAGCACACATTCGCCGTTTACGACCGCGAGGGGGAGCCCTGCAAAACCTGCAGCGCCCCGATCAGACGTATCGTCCAGTCGGGGCGCTCAAGCTTTTATTGTGGCAGCTGCCAGCGTTGA
- a CDS encoding phosphatase PAP2 family protein: MMADGHRRSRRTARRRAQTISRHGPLHRADLKLSLAIGALRRNRTARRLAEAGELADQPPMIAGCLSVIAAGMLSRERRLHQTGWRMLAAFSGATAVKTIGKKSIARTRPWKLDETGYYQMRSGGPSGKDWESFPSGHTAASVAVARAVGRDYPALEAPGLVAGVSAGMLKVVKGDHYIGDVVAGFLLGLGVEALTHRATRHWLK; this comes from the coding sequence ATGATGGCAGATGGACACAGAAGGTCGCGGCGAACGGCGCGCCGCCGGGCGCAGACAATCAGCCGGCACGGGCCGCTGCACCGGGCGGACCTGAAGCTCTCTCTTGCAATTGGGGCGCTGCGCCGCAACCGGACAGCGCGCCGTCTGGCAGAGGCCGGTGAGCTGGCCGATCAGCCGCCGATGATTGCTGGCTGCCTGTCCGTGATCGCGGCAGGGATGCTTAGCCGTGAGCGCAGGCTCCACCAAACGGGCTGGCGTATGCTGGCCGCCTTTTCAGGGGCCACAGCGGTCAAGACGATCGGGAAGAAATCGATCGCCCGCACACGGCCCTGGAAGCTCGACGAGACGGGATACTATCAGATGCGATCAGGCGGGCCTTCCGGCAAGGACTGGGAGAGCTTCCCTTCCGGTCATACGGCTGCCTCGGTCGCCGTGGCGCGCGCGGTCGGCCGGGACTATCCAGCCCTGGAGGCGCCGGGCCTCGTTGCCGGGGTGTCTGCCGGCATGCTGAAAGTGGTGAAAGGTGATCATTATATCGGCGATGTCGTGGCTGGCTTTCTTCTCGGCCTGGGCGTTGAGGCCTTAACGCACAGGGCCACGCGCCATTGGCTCAAGTAG
- a CDS encoding DUF3008 family protein, translating to MPAKSKAQQKAAGAALAAKRGDMPKSKLKGASKEMEESMSEAELEDFAETRRKNLPDEKNG from the coding sequence ATGCCAGCCAAATCGAAAGCCCAGCAGAAAGCCGCGGGAGCCGCCTTGGCAGCCAAGCGCGGCGATATGCCGAAGTCAAAACTCAAGGGGGCGTCGAAGGAAATGGAAGAATCCATGTCCGAAGCGGAACTTGAGGATTTCGCCGAGACCAGACGCAAGAATCTGCCGGACGAGAAAAACGGCTGA
- a CDS encoding iron-containing alcohol dehydrogenase, with the protein MPVMTFLNTCIFDHGAIQKLAGVLKSNGVAKPFIITDPGIKAAGLLDTVLGALGGEPGGIFADTVANPTENQAIDVTELYKAAGADGIIALGGGSSMDLSKAVGLLASHGGPLEKYAAMIGGSKHIGKLPPLIAIPTTAGTGSEVSVGMITTLNNGRKETFASPNLIPPVAICDPDLTLGLPKMMTAATGMDAVTHCIEAILVPSSNPPAEGIGYDGLTRAVGDGWLRRAVEDGSDKEARWHMMMASYEGALAFVKGLGSVHALSHAAGRLHDKKLHHGTLNAIFLPHLLRFNIGSADAKYERLRFAMGLKPGADLGEAIEKLNEDIGIPTTLKEIGLDASDGPGVVEFALADLAHRGNAKPATQADYEKIYEAALG; encoded by the coding sequence ATGCCAGTAATGACATTCCTCAACACCTGTATTTTCGATCATGGTGCGATCCAGAAACTCGCGGGCGTCCTGAAGAGTAATGGCGTCGCCAAGCCGTTCATTATTACTGATCCGGGCATCAAGGCGGCGGGCCTGCTCGACACGGTGCTTGGCGCGCTGGGCGGCGAGCCGGGCGGCATCTTCGCTGATACGGTTGCCAACCCGACCGAGAACCAGGCCATCGACGTCACCGAGCTTTACAAGGCTGCAGGCGCCGATGGCATCATCGCGCTTGGTGGCGGCTCTTCCATGGACCTCTCGAAAGCTGTGGGTCTGCTCGCCTCGCATGGCGGCCCCCTTGAGAAATACGCGGCCATGATCGGTGGCTCAAAACATATCGGCAAGCTGCCACCGCTGATCGCCATTCCGACGACGGCAGGCACCGGCTCTGAAGTGTCGGTGGGCATGATCACGACGCTGAACAATGGCCGGAAAGAGACGTTCGCGTCGCCGAACCTCATTCCGCCTGTCGCGATCTGCGACCCTGACCTCACGCTTGGCCTGCCCAAGATGATGACGGCGGCGACCGGCATGGATGCCGTCACCCATTGCATCGAGGCGATCCTCGTCCCGTCCTCCAACCCTCCGGCAGAAGGCATCGGCTATGATGGCCTGACCCGCGCGGTCGGTGATGGATGGCTGCGCCGCGCCGTTGAGGACGGGTCCGACAAGGAAGCGCGCTGGCATATGATGATGGCGTCCTATGAAGGCGCGCTGGCCTTTGTGAAGGGCCTCGGTTCTGTCCACGCGCTTAGCCATGCGGCGGGCCGCCTGCATGACAAGAAGCTCCATCACGGCACGCTGAACGCGATCTTCCTGCCGCACCTTCTGCGTTTCAATATCGGCTCAGCCGACGCGAAATATGAGCGTCTGCGTTTCGCCATGGGCCTGAAGCCCGGCGCCGACCTTGGCGAAGCCATCGAAAAGCTGAACGAGGATATCGGCATTCCGACGACGCTGAAGGAAATCGGTCTCGACGCGTCTGACGGTCCGGGCGTGGTCGAATTTGCCCTGGCCGACCTTGCCCACCGCGGCAATGCCAAGCCAGCGACGCAGGCCGATTACGAGAAGATCTACGAAGCCGCCCTTGGTTGA
- a CDS encoding ABC transporter ATP-binding protein has translation MTDPILSVRDLKIDFDTPDGTVHAVKGTTFDVAAGECLGIVGESGSGKSQSALAAMGLIAENGMVSGSIRFQGTELVGAKTSTLRKIRGAQMSMIFQDPLTSLTPHLTVGAQMREVLALHKNMKGAEATKRCVDWLEQVRIPEARRRLDQFPHELSGGMRQRVMVAIAMLCNPKLLLADEPTTALDVTVQAQVLDLMYDLKKDTGTGIVLITHDMGVVARMCDRVIVMRHGEIVESGTSDDIFYRPQHDYTKMLLNAVPRIDQPNREGRPQLGAPPAEAASEPIVKARDLKVQFPVNVDGGLFGRTKMLKAVDGVSFDLRAGETLGVVGESGCGKSTLARAVLKLVPQSAGTVAWMGRDITQAGRKEMNALREDLQIVFQDPLASLDPRMTIGQSIAEPLTVHKPHMSKAEREKMVREFLPRVDLDPHLINRYPHELSGGQNQRVGIARAMILRPKLLICDEAVSALDVSVQAQVVDLLIDLQKEFGLAMIFISHDLSVVREISHRVMVLYLGKVVEVAGRTAIYEDARHPYTKALISAVPTPDPEFERGKERIKLRGDLPSPLDSRAPLRFMKSVLIDNSDAEQYDPKLIEVAPGHLVAEHDPFESVEGLYAKKTAAA, from the coding sequence GTGACCGACCCCATTCTTTCCGTCCGAGACCTCAAGATCGATTTCGATACGCCGGACGGCACCGTCCATGCCGTGAAAGGCACGACGTTCGATGTCGCGGCTGGCGAATGTCTTGGAATTGTCGGCGAGTCCGGATCTGGCAAGAGCCAGTCTGCCCTCGCCGCGATGGGGCTCATCGCGGAGAATGGCATGGTCTCGGGCTCGATCCGTTTTCAGGGCACGGAACTCGTCGGTGCGAAAACAAGCACGCTGCGCAAGATACGCGGCGCGCAGATGTCCATGATCTTCCAGGACCCGCTGACCTCCCTGACGCCTCACCTCACCGTAGGGGCGCAGATGCGCGAAGTGCTGGCGCTGCACAAGAATATGAAGGGCGCCGAAGCCACCAAGCGCTGCGTCGACTGGCTGGAACAGGTGCGCATCCCCGAAGCCCGCCGCCGGCTCGACCAATTCCCTCATGAGCTGTCCGGCGGCATGCGCCAGCGCGTCATGGTCGCCATTGCCATGCTCTGCAATCCGAAGCTTCTACTGGCCGATGAGCCGACCACCGCGCTGGACGTGACCGTGCAGGCACAGGTTCTGGACCTGATGTACGACCTCAAGAAGGACACCGGCACGGGCATTGTTCTGATCACCCACGATATGGGCGTCGTCGCCCGCATGTGTGACCGTGTCATCGTCATGCGCCACGGCGAGATCGTCGAGAGTGGCACCAGCGACGACATCTTCTATCGCCCGCAGCACGACTACACCAAGATGCTGCTCAACGCCGTGCCGCGCATCGACCAGCCAAACCGCGAAGGCCGCCCACAGCTTGGCGCACCTCCAGCCGAGGCAGCCTCAGAGCCGATCGTGAAAGCGCGCGATCTGAAGGTCCAGTTTCCCGTCAATGTCGATGGGGGGCTCTTCGGACGCACAAAGATGCTGAAAGCCGTCGACGGGGTCTCGTTCGACCTCCGCGCCGGTGAGACGCTTGGCGTTGTTGGCGAGTCCGGCTGCGGCAAGTCTACCCTCGCCCGCGCCGTCCTGAAACTGGTGCCGCAATCTGCCGGCACTGTCGCCTGGATGGGCCGCGACATCACTCAGGCTGGCCGCAAGGAGATGAATGCCCTGCGCGAAGACCTCCAGATCGTCTTCCAGGACCCGCTCGCCTCGCTCGACCCGCGCATGACAATCGGCCAGTCCATCGCCGAGCCGCTGACCGTCCACAAGCCGCATATGTCGAAGGCAGAGCGCGAAAAGATGGTTCGGGAGTTCCTGCCGCGCGTCGATCTCGACCCCCACCTCATCAACCGATACCCGCATGAACTTTCAGGCGGTCAGAACCAGCGCGTCGGCATTGCCCGCGCCATGATCCTGCGGCCCAAGCTCCTCATCTGCGACGAAGCGGTCTCCGCGCTCGACGTGTCGGTACAGGCGCAGGTCGTCGACCTGCTCATCGATCTCCAGAAGGAGTTCGGCCTCGCCATGATCTTCATTAGCCATGACCTCTCCGTCGTGCGCGAGATCAGTCACCGCGTCATGGTGCTCTATCTTGGCAAGGTGGTCGAAGTCGCGGGCCGCACCGCCATTTACGAAGACGCCCGCCACCCATACACAAAAGCGCTGATCTCGGCCGTGCCGACCCCGGACCCGGAGTTCGAGCGCGGCAAGGAACGCATCAAGCTGCGCGGCGACCTGCCCTCACCGCTCGATAGCCGCGCGCCGCTGCGCTTCATGAAGTCGGTGTTGATCGATAATTCCGATGCCGAGCAGTATGACCCAAAGCTGATCGAGGTCGCCCCCGGCCATCTCGTGGCAGAGCATGATCCCTTCGAAAGCGTCGAAGGTCTCTACGCGAAGAAGACAGCCGCGGCTTGA